From one Microbacterium aurum genomic stretch:
- a CDS encoding aquaporin, whose protein sequence is MNPARSLAAAIYGGPDALAQLWVFLVFPIVGGLLAGFVHRALFDAKPAR, encoded by the coding sequence GTGAACCCGGCCCGTTCGCTCGCGGCCGCGATCTACGGCGGCCCCGACGCCCTCGCGCAGCTGTGGGTGTTCCTCGTGTTCCCGATCGTCGGCGGCCTGCTCGCGGGCTTCGTGCACCGCGCCCTGTTCGACGCGAAGCCGGCGCGCTGA